One window of Camelina sativa cultivar DH55 chromosome 4, Cs, whole genome shotgun sequence genomic DNA carries:
- the LOC104782034 gene encoding auxin-responsive protein SAUR15-like, with product MLGKRIASFKNLAKKVKSINTTTRSGGEGGSESTHNESLLMSEAEEAAMATTKTPTGTFAVYVGEERVKRVVPTSYLNHPLFRMLLDKSHDEFLCSEQKVMLVVPCSLSVFQDVVNAVESCNGNFDFGDFVEEFL from the coding sequence atgctggGAAAAAGAATAGCTTCGTTCAAGAACTTAGCCAAGAAAGTGAAGAGCATCAACACGACGACGAGAAGCGGAGGAGAGGGCGGCTCCGAGTCAACACATAACGAGTCACTTCTGATGAGCGAGGCGGAGGAGGCGGCTATGGCGACAACAAAGACGCCAACGGGGACGTTCGCGGTGTACGTAGGGGAAGAGCGCGTGAAGCGCGTGGTTCCGACAAGCTATTTGAACCACCCTCTCTTTAGGATGCTCCTAGACAAGTCTCACGACGAGTTCCTCTGTTCCGAGCAGAAGGTTATGTTGGTCGTGCCTTGCAGCCTATCCGTTTTCCAAGACGTCGTGAACGCCGTCGAGTCTTGTAACGGAAACTTTGATTTCGGCGATTTTGTCGAAGAGtttctataa
- the LOC104782033 gene encoding kinesin-like protein KIN-5C has protein sequence MSSRHDKEKGVNVQVLLRCRPFSDDELRNNAPQVLTCNDLQREVAVSQNIAGKHIDRVFTFDKVFGPSAQQKDLYDQAVIPIVNEVLEGFNCTIFAYGQTGTGKTYTMEGECRRSKSAPSGGLPAEAGVIPRAVKQIFDTLEGQQAEYSVKVTFLELYNEEITDLLAPEDLSKVASEDKQKKPLPLMEDGKGGVLVRGLEEEIVTSANEIFTLLERGSSKRRTAETFLNKQSSRSHSLFSITIHIKEATPEGEELIKCGKLNLVDLAGSENISRSGARDGRAREAGEINKSLLTLGRVISALVEHLGHVPYRDSKLTRLLRDSLGGRTKTCIIATVSPAVHCLEETLSTLDYAHRAKNIRNKPEVNQKMMKSTLIKDLYGEIERLKAEVYASREKNGVYMPKERYYQEESEKKAMAEQIEQMGGQIENYQKKLEELQDKYSCQVRDCSDLTSKLDTTEKNLSQTCKVLASTNEELKKSQYAMKEKDFIISEQKKAENVLVQQACILQSNLEKATRDNASLHQKIGREDKLSADNKKVVDSYQTELSEQISNLFNRVASCLSQQNAHLQGVNKLSQSRLEAHNKAILEMKKKVRASKDLYSCHLEEVQNVVRLHKANSNACLEEVSALTTSSACSIDEFLASGDETTSSLFDELQSALSSHQGEMALFARELRQRFHTTMEQTQEMFEYTSTFFQKLMTESKNVESRAAEANDSQINSIIDFQKTYEAQSKSDTEKLIADLTNLVSSHIRRQHELVDSRLHNFKDAVSSNKTFLDEHVSAVNNLANDAKRKWETFSMQAENEAREGADFSAAKHCRMELLLQQSVGHAESAFKHCKRTHESLKEMNSKQVTDVSSLVRSACNNNEQHDAEVDSARTASEKDARQKSDEIIQQIDRMSEDEKTSVSQILENVRSHEKSLQSFQEDQCCQARCIEDKAQETFQQKYMEYEPTGTTPMRSEPDVPTKATIESLRAMPIETLLIEFRENNSYESFATKESKPQQLTRSPLSQVN, from the exons ATGTCTAGCCGCCACGACAAAGAGAAAGGCGTTAATGTTCAAGTCCTCCTTAGATGCAG GCCAtttagtgatgatgaattgaggAACAATGCTCCTCAGGTTCTCACTTGTAATGATTTGCAAAGAGAAGTTGCTGTTTCCCAAAACATCGCTGGGAAGCACATTGATAGGGTTTTCACTTTTGATAAG GTGTTTGGACCATCAGCACAACAGAAGGATTTGTACGATCAGGCAGTTATTCCAATTGTGAACGAAGTGCTTGAAGGTTTTAATTGTACAATATTTGCATATGGCCAGACTGGTACAGGGAAAACTTATACTATGGAAGGAGAATGTAGAAGGTCAAAG AGCGCACCTAGTGGAGGTCTTCCGGCAGAAGCAGGTGTTATACCTAGAGCTGTAAAACAAATCTTTGATACGCTTGAGGGTCAGCAAGCTGAGTACAGTGTTAAAGTCACGTTTTTAGAACTCTACAATGAAGAGATTACTGATTTGCTTGCTCCTGAGGATCTATCTAAAGTTGCTTCTgaagataaacaaaagaagcCGTTACCTCTAATGGAAGACGGCAAAGGTGGTGTTCTTGTTAGAGGGTTGGAGGAGGAAATTGTGACAAGTGCCAATGAAATCTTTACTTTGCTCGAGAGAGGTTCTTCTAAACGACGGACTGCTGAAACATTCTTGAATAAACAATCTAG TCGGTCACATTCGCTCTTCTCAATAACTATACATATTAAGGAAGCTACTCCAGAAGGTGAAGAACTAATCAAGTGTGGCAAGCTGAACTTGGTTGACTTGGCAGGATCAGAAAATATTTCACGTTCTGGTGCTAGGGAT GGCCGGGCTCGAGAAGCTGgtgaaataaacaaaagtctTCTTACATTAGGACGAGTGATCAGTGCTTTGGTTGAACATCTTGGACACGTTCCATACAG GGATAGTAAGCTCACCCGTTTACTACGTGATTCACTTGGTGGGAGAACAAAGACATGTATCATAGCAACAGTTTCACCTGCCGTTCATTGTCTGGAGGAGACCTTAAGTACTCTAGATTATGCACACAGGGCTAAGAATATTAGAAACAAGCCAGAG GTTaaccagaaaatgatgaaatctACTTTGATTAAGGACCTTTATGGTGAAATAGAACGACTTAAGGCTG AGGTGTATGCTTCCCGTGAGAAAAATGGTGTTTATATGCCAAAAGAGAGATACTATCAAGAGGAGAGTGAAAAAAAG GCAATGGCTGAGCAGATTGAACAGATGGGTGGTCAGATAGAGAATTATCAGAAA AAACTTGAGGAGTTGCAAGATAAGTATTCCTGTCAAGTGCGGGACTGCTCTGATCTGACTAGCAAGCTAGATACCACTGAg AAAAACTTGAGTCAAACATGTAAAGTGCTTGCTTCCACAAACGAGGAATTGAAGAAATCTCAATATGCCATGAAGGAGAAAGATTTCATCATTTCAGAGCAGAAAAAAGCTG AAAATGTACTGGTTCAACAAGCTTGCATTTTGCAATCCAACTTGGAGAAAGCTACTAGAGACAATGCTTCATTACACCAGAAAATTG GAAGAGAGGACAAGCTCAGTGCGGACAATAAAAAAGTGGTCGACAGTTATCAAACAGAACTTTCTGAACAAATTTCCAATTTGTTCAATAGGGTTGCTTCTTGTTTGTCTCAGCAAAATGCACACCTTCAGGGTGTTAACAAATTGTCCCAGTCTCGCTTAGAGGCACACAACAAG GCCATTttagaaatgaaaaagaaggtTAGAGCTTCAAAGGATTTATATAGTTGTCACTTGGAGGAAGTGCAGAACGTAGTTCGGTTGCACAAGGCAAACTCGAATGCTTGTCTTGAGGAAGTTTCAGCATTGACGACTTCAAGTGCATGCTCCATAGATGAG TTCCTTGCTTCAGGAGATGAGACAACATCATCGTTATTTGATGAACTTCAGAGTGCTCTCTCGTCCCATCAGGGAGAAATGGCTCTCTTTGCAAGGGAACTGAGACAG AGGTTCCACACAACAATGGAGCAAACACAGGAGATGTTTGAATACACGAGTACGTTCTTTCAGAAGCTTATGACAGAGTCTAAAAATGTTGAGAGTCGTGCTGCAGAAGCGAATGATAGTCAAATAAACAGCATTATCGATTTTCAGAAGACTTACGAG GCTCAGTCAAAATCTGATACAGAGAAACTTATAGCGGATTTAACTAACCTAGTCTCAAGTCACATTCGTCGTCAACATGAATTG GTGGATTCAAGACTCCACAACTTTAAAGATGCCGTCTCTTCCAACAAAACTTTCTTGGATGAACATGTCTCTGCTGTTAATAATCTGGCAAATGACgcaaaaagaaaatgggagacATTCTCCATGCAAGCTGAGAATGAAGCCAGAGAAGGTGCTGATTTCTCGGCTGCAAAACATTGTCGAATGGAGTTACTGCTTCAGCAATC TGTGGGCCATGCGGAATCAGCTTTTAAACACTGCAAGAGAACTCATGAATCTCTAAAGGAGATGAACAGTAAGCAAGTCACAGATGTCTCTTCACTTGTTAG GTCTGCTTGTAATAATAATGAGCAGCACGATGCCGAAGTAGATTCCGCAAGGACTGCGTCTGAAAAAGATGCAAGACAGAAAAGCGATGAGATAATCCAGCAAATTGACC GCATGTCAGAGGACGAAAAAACATCTGTATCACAAATATTGGAAAACGTCAGGTCGCATGAAAAATCTCTTCAAAGTTTCCAAGAGGATCAGTGTTGCCAAGCCAGATGCATTGAGGATAAAGCTCAAGAAACTTTCCAACAAAAATACATG GAATATGAGCCAACAGGGACAACTCCAATGAGGAGTGAACCAGACGTCCCAACCAAAGCCACCATTGAATCACTACGAGCCATGCCAATTGAGACATTGCTTATAGAATTCCGTGAAAACAACTCGTATGAATCCTTTGCGACCAAGGAATCGAAACCACAACAGCTAACACGGTCGCCTCTCTCACAGGTCAACTAG